A single region of the Erythrobacter sp. genome encodes:
- a CDS encoding LytTR family DNA-binding domain-containing protein, whose amino-acid sequence MSESDTENSALRTLIVDDEPLAVERIQVICAEIPAIRVVGTASDGAAALRLAEKLTPDLVLLDMTMPELDGLGVARKFAESDDPPAVIFVTAHDHFAVEAFDLEAIDYVLKPVAADRLERAIERAVARRGEQGGGERKGSSQWLEELWVPHRSELLRIDVDEVHRIDAERDYVRLHVGDPAEDGEAGRSYLLLQTIAGLEARLDPEKFIRIHRSTILKRDNIRGLRHDGLGVWSAELQNGEALRIGRTYLSKVKAMAGR is encoded by the coding sequence ATGTCCGAAAGCGATACCGAAAACAGCGCGCTGAGAACCCTGATCGTCGACGACGAACCGCTCGCGGTCGAGCGCATCCAGGTGATCTGCGCGGAAATCCCCGCGATCCGCGTGGTCGGCACGGCCAGCGACGGGGCCGCCGCGCTGCGGCTTGCCGAAAAGCTGACGCCCGACCTCGTCCTGCTCGACATGACCATGCCCGAGCTCGACGGGCTGGGCGTCGCGCGCAAGTTCGCGGAAAGCGACGACCCGCCCGCCGTCATCTTCGTCACCGCGCACGATCATTTCGCGGTCGAGGCGTTCGATCTGGAGGCGATCGACTATGTGTTGAAACCCGTCGCGGCCGACCGGCTCGAACGCGCGATCGAGCGCGCCGTGGCGCGGCGCGGCGAACAGGGCGGCGGGGAGCGCAAGGGATCGAGCCAGTGGCTCGAGGAATTGTGGGTTCCGCACCGCTCCGAACTGCTGCGCATCGATGTCGACGAGGTCCACCGAATCGATGCCGAGCGCGACTATGTCCGCCTTCACGTCGGCGATCCGGCGGAGGACGGCGAGGCCGGGCGATCCTACCTCCTGCTGCAGACGATCGCGGGGCTCGAGGCGCGGCTCGACCCGGAGAAATTCATCCGCATCCACCGCTCCACCATCCTCAAGCGCGACAATATCCGAGGGCTGCGCCACGACGGGCTCGGCGTGTGGTCGGCCGAACTCCAGAACGGCGAGGCGTTGAGGATCGGGCGGACCTATCTTTCCAAGGTCAAGGCGATGGCGGGCCGCTAA
- a CDS encoding sensor histidine kinase encodes MASFLNPVGVESAPKTPARKEPVSVPFRTVLVSMIVLWATYFVLITARSLVMDFGLQFEMAWRRLIVTALGVGFTVVLWFVLRLFDQRALWVKIFAAIIFAFPVAMAIGQVNQMMFEDIQARQEAEYARKNNLNLRRDEAGNLLVDVPVRRISPADPERPGEGREVVQSESVIIAPAETTADFWRKLLDIALGRYFLLLAWASTYFALLAGVQARAAQRREEQFRSAAKAAELRSLRYQVNPHFLFNTLNSLSALVMTGKRDRAERMIQTISRFYRHSLADEPTSDVPLADEFDLQKLYLDIEAVRFPDRLVCEFDLPEDLEQARVPGMILQPLVENSVKYAVSAVSRKVTITLAAREEFDRLVITVSDDGPGVPDDTSHGFGIGLANVRDRLEARFGPDIGFTSAPVRGGYRTEIRIPLSRPASARTRRKG; translated from the coding sequence ATGGCTTCGTTCCTGAACCCCGTCGGCGTCGAAAGCGCCCCCAAGACGCCCGCCCGCAAGGAGCCGGTGAGCGTCCCCTTCCGCACGGTCCTCGTCTCGATGATCGTGCTGTGGGCGACCTATTTCGTGCTCATCACGGCGCGCAGCCTGGTGATGGATTTCGGGCTGCAATTCGAAATGGCGTGGCGGCGGCTGATCGTCACCGCGCTCGGCGTCGGCTTCACCGTGGTCCTGTGGTTCGTCCTGCGCCTGTTCGACCAGCGCGCGCTGTGGGTGAAAATCTTCGCCGCGATCATCTTCGCCTTCCCGGTCGCGATGGCGATCGGGCAGGTGAACCAGATGATGTTCGAGGACATCCAGGCGCGGCAGGAAGCCGAATACGCGCGCAAGAACAACCTCAACCTCAGGCGCGACGAGGCGGGTAACCTGCTGGTCGACGTGCCGGTGCGGCGGATCAGCCCGGCCGATCCCGAACGGCCCGGCGAGGGGCGCGAAGTGGTCCAGTCCGAAAGCGTCATCATCGCGCCGGCCGAGACCACGGCCGATTTCTGGCGCAAGCTGCTCGACATCGCGCTCGGGCGCTATTTCCTGCTGCTCGCCTGGGCTTCGACCTATTTCGCCCTGCTTGCAGGGGTTCAGGCGCGCGCGGCGCAGCGGCGCGAGGAGCAGTTCCGCTCCGCCGCCAAGGCCGCCGAATTGCGGTCCCTGCGCTACCAGGTGAACCCGCATTTCCTGTTCAACACTTTGAATTCGCTCTCCGCTCTTGTGATGACCGGCAAGCGCGACCGGGCCGAACGGATGATCCAGACCATCAGTCGCTTCTATCGCCACTCCCTCGCCGACGAGCCGACCAGCGACGTGCCGCTGGCCGACGAATTCGATCTGCAGAAGCTCTATCTCGACATCGAGGCGGTGCGCTTTCCCGACCGGCTGGTGTGCGAGTTCGACTTGCCCGAGGATCTCGAACAGGCGCGCGTGCCGGGCATGATCCTGCAGCCGCTGGTCGAGAATTCCGTGAAATACGCCGTCTCCGCCGTCTCGCGCAAAGTCACGATAACGCTCGCTGCGCGCGAGGAATTCGACCGGCTGGTGATCACCGTCAGCGACGACGGGCCGGGCGTTCCGGACGATACCTCCCACGGCTTCGGCATCGGGCTCGCCAATGTCCGCGACCGGCTGGAAGCGCGCTTCGGCCCGGATATCGGCTTTACATCCGCACCGGTTCGGGGTGGATACCGCACCGAGATCCGCATCCCGCTCTCGCGGCCCGCCTCCGCGCGGACCCGCCGAAAGGGGTAA
- the fumC gene encoding class II fumarate hydratase produces the protein MTTSGETRIETDSLGEVHVPAEAHWGAQTQRSIINFPIGGEKMPAALVRALGIQKLSAAKANMKLGVLDAKLGEAIVQAAREVIDGTLSGQFPLVVWQTGSGTQSNMNANEVIASRANEILTGKKGGKDPVHPNDHCNMGQSSNDTFPTAMHISAASEAIEHLVPALKKLHGALDDKAKAFASIVKIGRTHLQDATPLTLGQEFSGYAKQVENGIARIEGALPRVLELAQGGTAVGTGINSKAGFAEEFAAQVASETGHPFVTAPNKFEALAAHDAMVEMSGALNTVAVSLMKIANDIRLLGSGPRCGFGEISLPANEPGSSIMPGKVNPTQCEAMTMVCAQVMGNHTAVSVAGSHGHLELNVFKPVMIYNVLQSMKLIGDASHAFTDNCVVGIEANEDRIAKLLNESLMLVTALNPHIGYDNAAKIAKKAHADGTTLKEAGLELGLLTEEQFAEWIVPADMIKPRD, from the coding sequence ATGACGACGAGCGGCGAAACGCGGATCGAGACCGATTCGCTGGGCGAGGTGCACGTCCCGGCCGAGGCGCACTGGGGCGCGCAGACGCAGCGCAGCATCATCAACTTCCCCATCGGCGGCGAGAAGATGCCCGCCGCGCTGGTCCGCGCGCTCGGCATCCAGAAGCTTTCGGCGGCGAAGGCCAACATGAAACTGGGCGTGCTCGATGCGAAACTGGGCGAGGCGATCGTCCAGGCCGCGCGCGAGGTGATCGACGGGACGCTTTCGGGCCAGTTCCCGCTGGTGGTGTGGCAGACCGGCAGCGGCACGCAGTCGAACATGAACGCCAACGAGGTGATCGCGAGCCGCGCGAATGAGATCCTCACCGGCAAGAAGGGCGGCAAGGACCCGGTCCACCCCAACGATCATTGCAACATGGGCCAGTCGTCGAACGACACCTTTCCCACCGCGATGCACATTTCCGCCGCGAGCGAGGCGATCGAGCATCTCGTTCCCGCGCTGAAGAAGCTCCACGGCGCGCTGGACGACAAGGCGAAGGCGTTCGCGTCGATCGTCAAGATCGGCCGCACTCACCTGCAGGACGCGACCCCGCTCACGCTCGGCCAGGAATTTTCCGGCTATGCCAAGCAGGTCGAGAACGGCATCGCCCGGATCGAGGGCGCGCTGCCGCGCGTGCTCGAACTGGCGCAGGGCGGCACGGCGGTCGGCACGGGCATCAATTCCAAGGCGGGCTTCGCCGAGGAATTCGCCGCGCAGGTGGCTTCGGAAACCGGCCATCCCTTCGTCACCGCGCCCAACAAGTTCGAGGCGCTGGCCGCGCATGACGCGATGGTGGAAATGTCGGGCGCGCTCAACACGGTCGCGGTCAGCCTGATGAAGATCGCCAACGACATCCGCCTGCTGGGCTCCGGCCCGCGCTGCGGCTTCGGCGAGATTTCGCTTCCCGCCAACGAGCCGGGCTCCTCGATCATGCCGGGCAAGGTGAACCCGACCCAGTGCGAGGCGATGACGATGGTCTGCGCGCAGGTCATGGGCAATCACACCGCCGTCAGCGTGGCGGGGTCGCACGGGCATCTTGAATTGAACGTGTTCAAGCCGGTGATGATCTACAACGTGCTCCAGTCGATGAAGCTGATCGGGGATGCGTCCCACGCCTTCACCGACAATTGCGTGGTCGGGATCGAGGCGAACGAGGACCGCATCGCCAAGCTGCTGAACGAGAGCCTGATGCTGGTCACGGCGCTCAACCCGCATATCGGCTATGACAACGCCGCGAAGATCGCGAAGAAGGCCCATGCCGACGGGACGACGCTCAAGGAAGCGGGGCTGGAGCTGGGCCTGCTCACCGAGGAGCAGTTCGCCGAATGGATCGTGCCCGCCGACATGATCAAGCCGCGCGATTGA
- a CDS encoding protein-L-isoaspartate O-methyltransferase yields MSNTETLDSNEAEANAMKRSDTGPDTREARRAMIKSQLRTSGVNDETTLERMRDVPREEFLPPEKAPLAYIDRSIALPGGGAMAAPLFYGKLLVEAAARKDDRVLVVENGTGYLAELLRPLVGSLEVTGTDEAANGNVPGDGDFTLVVIDGAIEQLPESLAARVAEGGRVAGGLVLRGVTRLASGKKIAGRVAFMPVEDLGIPVIPAFAKPKGWSFP; encoded by the coding sequence ATGAGCAATACGGAAACCCTCGATAGCAATGAGGCGGAGGCGAACGCGATGAAGCGGTCCGACACCGGCCCCGACACGCGCGAAGCCCGCCGCGCGATGATCAAGAGCCAGCTGCGCACAAGCGGGGTCAATGACGAGACCACGCTGGAGCGGATGCGCGATGTCCCGCGCGAGGAGTTCCTGCCGCCCGAAAAGGCGCCGCTCGCCTATATCGACCGCTCGATCGCCCTGCCCGGCGGAGGCGCGATGGCCGCGCCCCTGTTCTACGGCAAGCTGCTGGTCGAAGCCGCCGCGCGCAAGGACGACCGCGTGCTGGTGGTCGAAAACGGGACCGGATACCTCGCCGAGCTGCTGCGCCCGCTGGTCGGCTCGCTCGAAGTCACCGGGACCGACGAAGCCGCGAACGGCAATGTGCCGGGTGACGGCGACTTCACCCTCGTCGTGATCGACGGGGCGATCGAGCAGCTGCCCGAAAGCCTCGCCGCGCGCGTCGCAGAGGGCGGGCGCGTCGCCGGCGGGCTGGTCCTGCGCGGCGTCACGCGGCTTGCCTCGGGCAAGAAGATCGCGGGCCGGGTCGCCTTCATGCCTGTCGAGGATCTCGGCATCCCCGTCATCCCCGCCTTCGCCAAGCCGAAGGGCTGGTCCTTCCCGTGA